Proteins encoded in a region of the Sulfurimonas marina genome:
- a CDS encoding AAA family ATPase, whose amino-acid sequence MVIAYVSPNHEECCFDLQDEYTELQNFPNIEEFISFYAANRNRDIVLLYKVENLEDIQALETMNFSNNVYMIVIGKDDVAFSLLAGKLGVDIYLNYEQIDSDDIIQYITNSQNVIKQRKGNSNVSVFTGINGGVGTTTITMNLAKTIADEHLDKNVLFLDFTDTKAISNLFFDVIQPSKTIIDIASTQSLDVDELYNHGLIKLSNNLFFVPGIQKHTDKEEFGRTENIQVFLNFIMQIKELFDFILIDVGVFKDQDLEIDIQELADDIFVITEFNIPSMSILKTYIDIIDRSGWYNKAHIIANRADAYGSVTHEEAKKILSKGLKHNFEIAHSLPNDALHLRECWNEAKLVCDVYPEAPFMEGLRVMINKFFIFDREVTQIEKVHNKSIFSRVKEWL is encoded by the coding sequence ATGGTTATAGCATATGTTTCACCAAATCATGAGGAGTGTTGTTTTGATCTCCAGGATGAATATACAGAACTGCAAAACTTTCCAAATATTGAAGAATTTATAAGCTTCTATGCAGCTAATAGAAATCGTGATATTGTTTTACTATACAAAGTGGAAAATTTAGAAGATATCCAAGCTCTTGAGACTATGAACTTTTCAAACAATGTATATATGATTGTTATTGGGAAAGATGATGTTGCTTTCTCATTATTAGCCGGAAAACTAGGTGTAGATATTTATCTTAATTATGAACAGATAGATTCTGATGATATTATTCAATATATTACAAATTCCCAGAATGTAATTAAACAAAGAAAGGGGAACAGTAATGTTTCTGTCTTTACAGGTATCAATGGTGGTGTAGGAACAACAACGATTACTATGAATCTTGCAAAAACGATAGCAGATGAGCATTTAGATAAAAATGTATTGTTTTTGGATTTTACAGATACAAAAGCTATCTCAAATCTTTTTTTTGATGTTATTCAACCCTCTAAAACTATCATAGATATTGCTAGTACACAGAGTCTTGATGTAGATGAACTTTATAATCATGGTCTGATCAAATTGAGCAATAATCTTTTTTTTGTTCCTGGTATTCAAAAACATACAGATAAAGAGGAGTTTGGACGCACTGAAAATATTCAAGTATTTCTGAACTTTATTATGCAGATTAAAGAGCTTTTTGATTTTATTTTAATCGATGTAGGTGTGTTTAAAGACCAAGATTTGGAGATTGATATTCAAGAGTTGGCAGATGATATTTTTGTAATTACAGAGTTTAATATACCATCGATGTCAATACTTAAAACATATATAGATATTATTGACCGAAGCGGTTGGTATAACAAAGCGCATATTATTGCAAATCGTGCTGATGCTTATGGAAGTGTAACGCACGAAGAGGCTAAAAAGATTTTATCAAAAGGGTTAAAACATAACTTTGAGATAGCACATTCACTTCCTAATGATGCACTTCATTTAAGAGAGTGTTGGAATGAAGCAAAGTTAGTGTGTGACGTATATCCTGAAGCACCTTTTATGGAAGGGCTCAGAGTGATGATCAATAAATTTTTTATCTTTGATAGAGAAGTAACACAGATAGAAAAAGTGCATAACAAATCTATTTTTTCAAGGGTTAAAGAGTGGCTTTAA
- a CDS encoding prepilin peptidase → MLLSFFIFIASIVSYIDYKKRLIPDKIIIPAILFIGLLKWSNETLVMTDFIAVGLVVFIFIIPILFGMVFGGGDIRFGAFCALFLGLEQVGVFIALSGVIHLLILALLHRKSFAFAPAMSLAALSAYMIGIL, encoded by the coding sequence TTGCTATTAAGTTTTTTTATATTTATTGCAAGCATTGTCTCCTATATTGATTATAAAAAAAGATTGATACCGGATAAGATTATTATTCCTGCAATACTATTTATTGGTTTATTAAAGTGGAGTAATGAGACTCTGGTAATGACGGACTTCATAGCCGTAGGGTTAGTAGTTTTTATCTTTATAATACCGATACTCTTTGGTATGGTTTTTGGTGGTGGAGATATAAGGTTTGGTGCTTTTTGCGCACTATTTTTGGGCTTAGAACAAGTTGGTGTTTTTATAGCACTCTCAGGAGTGATACACCTATTAATTTTAGCTTTGTTACATAGAAAATCGTTTGCCTTTGCACCGGCAATGAGTTTGGCAGCACTTAGTGCATATATGATAGGGATTTTATGA